A single genomic interval of Primulina huaijiensis isolate GDHJ02 chromosome 7, ASM1229523v2, whole genome shotgun sequence harbors:
- the LOC140981667 gene encoding uncharacterized protein: MKDVMRFGKKDKLSPRFIRTFEILERVGTLADRVALSSNLSRVHNVFHVSILRKYMSNPSHVLNYEPLQLTPDLSFEERPTRILDKQERRLRNKVIRMVKVKWLNHSEEDATWETKTEMRSRYPELFGEHDDGETGGAED; encoded by the coding sequence ATGAAGGAtgtgatgagatttggaaagaaggacAAACTCAGTCCTAGATTCATAAGAACATTCGAAATcctagagagagttgggacactagctgaCAGAGTTGCCTTATCGTCGAATCTGTCGAGAGTTCATAacgtgttccatgtctcgattCTGCGGAAATACATGTCGAACCCGtcgcatgtgctgaattatGAGCCTCTGCAGCTGACGCCAGACCTGTCTTTCGAAGAAAGACCTACCCGGATATTAGACAAGCAGGAGAGAAggctccggaacaaggtgattcggatggtcaaagtcaagtggttgAATCATTCTGAAGAGGATGCTACTTGGGAGACAAAGACAGAGATGAGGAGCCGCTACCCAGAGTTATTCG